Proteins encoded together in one Palaemon carinicauda isolate YSFRI2023 unplaced genomic scaffold, ASM3689809v2 scaffold24, whole genome shotgun sequence window:
- the LOC137636142 gene encoding WD repeat-containing protein 55 homolog isoform X3 → MVWFPEACTLCYDLSTVLLNDDADEDALRAAKSSLRPWVSGFGRDAPTGCPYILDGDMASSLFPGSSSAAVPSALAAPMIEALRATIPLEEDNQLSGDVSALDINVEPMDEQSEMYESELTAMTIVRDDSRLVVGSGQGVMFIFKWGDFSFHIDRYAGHPGQINCLVPIGDRMLVTRCKDGNIRAVHLNAHRFVGIVGQHKRFGVECMMSKWMGHKKHDKGFNLESSKRRNRCDFFSDVPEKMESDDEGGPVAGPSHTTD, encoded by the exons atggtctggttcccggaggcTTGCACCTTGTGCTACGACCTCTCAACGGTCTTGCTTAATGATGAT GCTGATGAGGATGCTCTCCGGGCCGCCAAATCCAGCCTCCGGccctgggtgtcagggtttgggagagaCGCCCCCACCGGCTGCCCTTATATCCTTGACGGTGACATGGCCTCCAGTCTTTTTCCAGGCTCTTCCTCAGCGGCGGTACCTTCAGCCCTAGCCGCTCCCATGATTGAAGCTCTCAGGGCGACTATCCCTCTGGAGGAAGATAACCAGCTCTCAGGAGACGTCTCCGCCCTGGATATCAACGTCGAACCAATGGACGAGCAG tCGGAAATGTACGAAAGCGAGCTAACTGCCATGACCATCGTTCGCGACGATTCCCGCCTTGTGGTGGGATCCGGCCAAGGGGTCATGTTCATCTTCAAGTGGGGAGACTTCAGTTTTCACATCGATCGGTATGCCGGCCATCCCGGACAGATTAACTGCCTCGTTCCAATCGGCGACCGGATGTTGGTAACGAGATGCAAAGATGGAAACATCAG AGCTGTGCACCTCAACGCTCATAGATTTGTCGGCATTGTTGGGCAGCACAAGAGATTCGGTGTTGAG TGTATGATGTCGAAGTGGATG GGCCACAAGAAGCACGACAAGGGATTCAACCTTGAATCCTCAAAACGACGGAACCGCTGCGATTTCTTTTCGGATGTCCCCGAAAAGATGGAATCCGATGATGAAGGGGGCCCAGTTGCGGGGCCAAGCCACACTACAGATTAA
- the LOC137636142 gene encoding WD repeat-containing protein 55 homolog isoform X4: protein MVWFPEACTLCYDLSTVLLNDDADEDALRAAKSSLRPWVSGFGRDAPTGCPYILDGDMASSLFPGSSSAAVPSALAAPMIEALRATIPLEEDNQLSGDVSALDINVEPMDEQSEMYESELTAMTIVRDDSRLVVGSGQGVMFIFKWGDFSFHIDRYAGHPGQINCLVPIGDRMLVTRCKDGNIRAVHLNAHRFVGIVGQHKRFVDGTLKGHKKHDKGFNLESSKRRNRCDFFSDVPEKMESDDEGGPVAGPSHTTD from the exons atggtctggttcccggaggcTTGCACCTTGTGCTACGACCTCTCAACGGTCTTGCTTAATGATGAT GCTGATGAGGATGCTCTCCGGGCCGCCAAATCCAGCCTCCGGccctgggtgtcagggtttgggagagaCGCCCCCACCGGCTGCCCTTATATCCTTGACGGTGACATGGCCTCCAGTCTTTTTCCAGGCTCTTCCTCAGCGGCGGTACCTTCAGCCCTAGCCGCTCCCATGATTGAAGCTCTCAGGGCGACTATCCCTCTGGAGGAAGATAACCAGCTCTCAGGAGACGTCTCCGCCCTGGATATCAACGTCGAACCAATGGACGAGCAG tCGGAAATGTACGAAAGCGAGCTAACTGCCATGACCATCGTTCGCGACGATTCCCGCCTTGTGGTGGGATCCGGCCAAGGGGTCATGTTCATCTTCAAGTGGGGAGACTTCAGTTTTCACATCGATCGGTATGCCGGCCATCCCGGACAGATTAACTGCCTCGTTCCAATCGGCGACCGGATGTTGGTAACGAGATGCAAAGATGGAAACATCAG AGCTGTGCACCTCAACGCTCATAGATTTGTCGGCATTGTTGGGCAGCACAAGAGATTCG TGGATGGTACATTGAAG GGCCACAAGAAGCACGACAAGGGATTCAACCTTGAATCCTCAAAACGACGGAACCGCTGCGATTTCTTTTCGGATGTCCCCGAAAAGATGGAATCCGATGATGAAGGGGGCCCAGTTGCGGGGCCAAGCCACACTACAGATTAA